One Sediminispirochaeta bajacaliforniensis DSM 16054 genomic window, CTGCAGTTGGGCGTTCTCGTTCACCATCCCGATCCTCTTTTCGTCCTCGGTAAAGACGGTAAAATCCTCTATGCGAACCCTGCGGCCAATCTCATTGTCAAAGAAGACAGTTATCGAAAGAGTGTTGAAGAGGTGGTTGACTTTGTCCCCGAAGCCACGCCCTTGGCAAATCAACAGATGCTGAAGGTTGGTAACGGAACCCGGCCGATTGTTCATCACGTGGATCGTATCTATTCTCAGCGGGGTACCTTCCTGGGTGAGGTCCATTTCCTGCGGGATATGACACAGTGGAATCAACTTGCGGCAGAGGTTCGCAGAAAGAGGGAGCTTGATCTTCTCTCCACTATGGCCGCTTCCTTTGCCCATGAGTTCAACAATACCCTTGCCGCCCTGGCCGGGAAGATTGAGCTCGGTTTGATAGAAGAAGATGGGGCGCTGAAGGTAAAGTGGCTCGGAGAGGCCAAGCGTTTGATCGGGCGGGCCTCTATTATGACGCGGGAATTAATCGCTTTTGGTTCAGGGGAAAGTGAAGAGCTCAAAGCGGTTACACTTGTCGAGGAGTTGGAGACTGCTGTACGGATTGTCTTTGAGGAGTGCCCCTTGGAATGTATCCTTGATATTTCCTCCATCGATGCCTCTTTCCATGCCGCGGATAAGGTCGGATTACAGGTAGTGTTGACTCAGGTCCTGCGTAACGCTGCCGAAGCGCATGTAGCTTCCTCCTGTAATCTTCCTGTTGAGGTCTCCGTGGTTCCCTCGGATAAAAAAAACGATGAGATCACCATTCTTGTTCATGATCGGGGACATGGGCTGCCCCATACCGATATCGAACGTC contains:
- a CDS encoding ATP-binding protein; the protein is MKLQDARTLALLMIILLGVTLAAMYPAVKVWEEHTSSDRVDPVNLFRHWSDLQLLTFAFLVAEVPAEHYDALKTSSLRLTMELNRVTHDEEIISILGLSTRGERLLELPALLWQEIEEKLFPEYEALAGLDGPVGGPALEYLRRETIRLYDPFGKSLVELAEEVSRLYDSEFHALKRIFLMMLLLVGVILVGVLVSLRSLFGFQRLQLGVLVHHPDPLFVLGKDGKILYANPAANLIVKEDSYRKSVEEVVDFVPEATPLANQQMLKVGNGTRPIVHHVDRIYSQRGTFLGEVHFLRDMTQWNQLAAEVRRKRELDLLSTMAASFAHEFNNTLAALAGKIELGLIEEDGALKVKWLGEAKRLIGRASIMTRELIAFGSGESEELKAVTLVEELETAVRIVFEECPLECILDISSIDASFHAADKVGLQVVLTQVLRNAAEAHVASSCNLPVEVSVVPSDKKNDEITILVHDRGHGLPHTDIERLFEPFYTEKWNHKGLGLPFSRYLVERIGGSITLHSRSGGGTTVMIRLPVRYA